A portion of the Leptospira inadai serovar Lyme str. 10 genome contains these proteins:
- a CDS encoding peroxidase family protein codes for MRIFFENDKEIKIENSDGLHSLLQISLAEGIPHVHACGGNARCSTCRVLVLEGADNLSARNEKESALAERKGFPENVRLACQSRVLGDIKVRRLIIDDADQTLASTVSNSVSGKEKAITILFSDIRGFTTFSESHLPYDVIHILNRYFYRMSDKILKYGGTIDKYIGDGLMAVFGLEESDPLKTNLSAIRSALEMQTELDDLNSYLRKHFNARFEIGVGIHYGTAILGQLGHPLRMSSTAIGDSVNQASRIESTTKKAGARLLISESVFTLVKDRVKKGRTFETTLKGKTGKYKVHEILGITRDCREEIAQEAKYRIWDSIDLSATGDWLTLAFHASFIFGSDGSWLGLDASIRFPSLLNDELNSRIRTLLNTLIRIHEELKRESEGLQESRIPSLSDLIAFAGALAVQKSGGPKIADFTARPDSEYPIGRLEYPPDNPDLSDSIRYYARMKFDTKEMVALFGAKTIGRHERGFYTDTPNVFDNNYFKDLLYDGGAKMTAPDRALLSSEETKRIVTEFALKEDDFFSAFEQAFVKLVQGRKVSEIS; via the coding sequence ATGCGTATATTCTTTGAAAATGACAAAGAGATCAAAATCGAAAATTCCGACGGACTTCACTCTTTATTACAAATTTCATTGGCGGAAGGAATTCCACACGTTCATGCCTGTGGAGGAAACGCAAGATGTTCTACTTGCCGAGTGTTGGTATTGGAAGGAGCCGACAACTTATCCGCGCGCAATGAAAAGGAATCCGCTTTAGCGGAAAGAAAAGGCTTTCCGGAAAACGTACGGCTCGCCTGCCAATCAAGAGTTTTAGGAGATATTAAAGTTAGAAGGCTAATCATCGACGATGCCGATCAAACTTTGGCCTCAACGGTTTCGAACAGCGTTTCAGGAAAAGAAAAAGCGATCACGATTCTTTTTAGCGACATTCGAGGATTTACGACCTTTTCCGAATCCCATTTACCGTACGACGTGATACATATACTAAACCGGTATTTCTACCGAATGAGCGATAAAATCCTAAAGTATGGCGGGACAATCGATAAGTATATCGGCGACGGTTTAATGGCCGTTTTTGGATTGGAAGAATCCGACCCCCTCAAGACGAATTTATCCGCAATTCGCAGCGCACTCGAAATGCAAACCGAGCTCGACGACCTGAATTCCTATTTAAGGAAACACTTTAATGCCCGATTCGAAATCGGAGTCGGAATACATTATGGAACCGCAATATTGGGACAACTAGGGCATCCTTTACGGATGTCATCCACTGCGATCGGGGATTCGGTGAATCAGGCTAGCCGAATCGAATCCACTACTAAAAAGGCGGGTGCAAGATTGCTGATTTCGGAAAGCGTTTTTACGCTCGTTAAAGATAGGGTCAAAAAAGGAAGAACCTTTGAGACGACCTTAAAGGGAAAAACGGGAAAATATAAAGTACATGAAATTCTAGGAATCACGCGAGACTGCCGGGAGGAAATCGCCCAGGAAGCCAAATATAGAATTTGGGACTCCATAGATCTATCGGCAACCGGGGACTGGCTGACACTGGCCTTTCATGCCTCGTTTATTTTCGGATCGGACGGCTCCTGGCTAGGGCTGGACGCTTCGATTCGTTTTCCAAGTTTGTTAAACGACGAGCTTAACTCTCGGATTCGGACCCTTTTGAATACGTTGATCCGAATTCATGAGGAACTAAAAAGAGAATCGGAAGGTTTGCAAGAAAGCCGAATCCCTTCCTTATCCGATTTGATCGCATTTGCCGGTGCTCTTGCCGTTCAAAAATCCGGAGGACCTAAAATCGCCGATTTTACCGCGAGACCGGATTCGGAATATCCGATCGGGCGACTGGAATATCCGCCGGATAATCCCGATCTATCGGACAGCATCCGGTATTACGCAAGGATGAAATTCGATACGAAAGAAATGGTCGCCCTATTCGGAGCAAAAACGATCGGAAGACACGAAAGAGGATTTTATACCGATACACCGAACGTATTCGATAATAATTATTTTAAGGATCTGCTATATGACGGTGGGGCGAAAATGACCGCGCCGGATCGAGCTCTATTGAGTTCCGAGGAAACGAAGAGGATCGTGACCGAATTCGCCTTAAAGGAAGATGACTTCTTTTCGGCCTTCGAACAAGCTTTCGTAAAACTCGTGCAAGGCAGGAAAGTTTCGGAGATTTCTTGA
- a CDS encoding EAL domain-containing protein, with translation MENDVSLIPDTPEVPKSIILCVDDELIILRGLKEQLKLAFGKEYQVEAADTAELALSIIEEANNAGIHVPVVISDQVMPGIRGDEFLIHIQKSNPNTRKIMLTGQATADSVGNALNHAKLYRYLSKPWDSRDLILTVKEAIRSFEAGLSLLELNRKLEHALLYNRDSGLPNLEYLRRRLEEKESHPEESILALVRIESTSLTTKHFGVSLYKNLLKKFLDSMNSILGNYGEIFHVYEDEVAILSKVSEERFLPHLIAFKILLRSDYLTTEGIAFRINATIATAKGFRDLYYKARLALVRASQDSEETLGAGILQYSEKMDDQDLYQININLGKRLNNAIRTGNIVPYFQGVLNNSTGNIEKFECLARIVEDGKVYTPASFIYLAKSTGLLRMITPILFEKALKTFVGSEFSFSINLSETELESGSFPKWVASRLDHYKIHPSRIAFEILETASLKGNPNHFKVITGLKEIGCSIAIDDFGVEHSNFSRLLEIQPDYIKIDGKFIQSLERNHTAYILTSAITELAHRIGAEVIAEFVGTREEFEAVKSLGIEYSQGYFIMEPSPELPQITTKFID, from the coding sequence ATGGAAAATGATGTAAGTTTAATCCCCGATACTCCAGAGGTGCCCAAGTCGATAATTTTATGCGTCGATGATGAATTGATCATTCTCCGGGGATTGAAGGAACAATTGAAACTCGCGTTTGGCAAGGAATACCAAGTCGAAGCCGCCGATACGGCGGAATTGGCCTTAAGTATCATTGAAGAAGCCAATAATGCCGGCATACATGTTCCGGTCGTCATCAGCGATCAGGTGATGCCGGGAATTCGGGGTGATGAATTTTTAATCCATATTCAAAAATCCAATCCTAATACCCGCAAAATCATGTTAACAGGGCAGGCAACCGCCGATTCGGTCGGGAACGCTTTGAACCATGCAAAATTATATCGCTATCTTTCGAAACCTTGGGACTCCAGGGATTTGATTCTGACCGTAAAGGAGGCGATCCGGTCCTTCGAAGCGGGGCTTTCCCTCCTGGAATTGAATAGAAAGTTGGAGCACGCATTACTTTATAATCGGGATTCAGGATTACCGAATTTGGAATATCTTCGAAGAAGATTGGAAGAGAAGGAAAGCCATCCGGAAGAATCGATTCTAGCCTTAGTGCGTATAGAGTCCACATCTTTGACGACGAAGCATTTCGGTGTTTCTTTATATAAGAATCTTTTAAAGAAGTTTCTGGATTCTATGAATTCGATTTTAGGAAATTACGGCGAAATATTCCACGTTTACGAAGACGAGGTTGCGATTCTATCCAAAGTTTCGGAGGAACGATTTCTTCCGCATTTGATCGCGTTTAAAATTTTACTTCGTTCGGATTATTTGACTACCGAAGGAATCGCTTTTCGGATCAATGCCACCATTGCGACGGCTAAGGGTTTTAGGGATCTTTATTATAAAGCAAGACTTGCCTTGGTTAGAGCCAGTCAAGATTCGGAGGAAACTCTAGGCGCAGGAATATTACAATATTCCGAAAAAATGGACGACCAGGACCTTTATCAAATCAATATAAATTTGGGAAAGAGACTCAATAATGCGATCCGAACCGGAAATATCGTGCCCTATTTCCAAGGCGTTTTGAATAACAGTACCGGGAATATCGAGAAATTCGAATGTCTTGCGAGAATCGTGGAAGATGGAAAGGTATATACGCCCGCTTCCTTTATCTATTTGGCAAAGTCGACCGGGCTTCTCAGAATGATTACTCCCATCTTATTCGAAAAAGCCTTGAAAACTTTCGTAGGTTCCGAGTTTTCCTTTTCCATTAATCTTTCCGAAACGGAACTCGAAAGCGGGAGTTTTCCGAAGTGGGTTGCGAGTCGTTTAGATCATTATAAAATTCACCCTTCTCGAATCGCTTTCGAAATCTTAGAAACTGCGAGCTTGAAAGGAAATCCGAATCACTTTAAGGTAATCACCGGGCTAAAGGAAATCGGTTGCTCGATTGCGATCGATGATTTCGGTGTCGAACATTCTAATTTCTCGCGGTTGCTGGAAATTCAACCTGATTACATCAAAATCGACGGAAAATTTATCCAGTCGCTTGAGAGAAATCACACCGCCTATATTTTAACGTCTGCGATTACGGAACTTGCCCATAGAATCGGAGCCGAAGTGATTGCTGAATTTGTAGGCACGCGGGAAGAATTCGAGGCCGTCAAATCTCTAGGTATCGAATATTCTCAAGGATACTTTATTATGGAGCCCAGTCCGGAGCTCCCGCAGATTACAACAAAATTTATTGACTAG
- a CDS encoding response regulator — protein sequence MEKAILFVDDEALILMSMKSQVKRHLGDTYRYETALDASEAMQIIEELVTEGVKILIVISDWLMPNIKGDEFLRNVHQRYPEIQKIIITGHADIASVEALKKEINLYSYLKKPWDEKELVTTITSALK from the coding sequence GTGGAGAAAGCGATACTCTTCGTCGACGACGAGGCACTCATTCTAATGAGCATGAAATCTCAGGTGAAAAGACACTTGGGAGATACCTACCGTTACGAAACCGCTTTGGACGCTTCCGAGGCAATGCAAATTATCGAAGAGCTAGTGACCGAAGGCGTGAAAATATTGATAGTTATTTCGGATTGGTTGATGCCGAATATAAAAGGAGACGAATTTCTACGCAACGTTCATCAAAGATATCCCGAGATACAGAAGATTATCATAACCGGACATGCCGACATCGCCTCGGTAGAAGCTCTTAAGAAGGAAATCAACCTCTATAGTTACCTAAAAAAACCTTGGGACGAAAAAGAACTCGTCACAACGATTACCTCTGCGTTGAAATAA